The DNA window ATTAATTTTGCAGAATCATCATAACCCTTATCTGGAACTTACTTTGAGTACACGGAAGAAAATATCATCTGTGCTGGAACACCTCAATCGCAAATGGGGAAACTCAATGCCGTTAGATCAAGAGCTTACACTTTTTCCTTACTGGGCACAGAGAGAAAACCTGGTGGGGTATCAGAAGTGGAGTAAGGACTCTACTCTGTGTGCAGCAGATGTACATTACAGAGTTGGAAGCCCCCCGGTATTCCGCCTCAGGTATTCTTGATCTCCTTTGCCGTCTGAGGAGTTGTGTTATGTCTTAGAAAAACTGTACAAGATCTAATTAACTGATTTCTCATTTGAGCATTCTGCCCGAGGAACTGTACTAGCCGAATGAATGTGCATTGTCTAAcagattttgtttgttttttaagatATGGCTGGTTTTTGAAAGCAGAGATTGAATCTGCAACTGCTCAAGCACTTTCTCGTACTAATATCAATGAAACAAGAAAGAAGAATGATGAACCAGTTATCATTTTGACTCCCTCCTCCACATCTACTCCATCTATAACAGTTGCGTGTGATACCCCTGTGTCCAATGTCAATACTTCAAGATACTCTGATAGCACTGCAATTGAATTATTAACCAGAGAAGCAAGTGAAGATTTGACGCATACTAGGCAAGTCGAGAACACAGTATGTCTTCACCTTTGACACTTTCTTGCTCTTGAATCGGATGTTTCTAATTACTATGCTGCTTAATTACATGATTCTGGACTCCATTTTCCTCGCAGAAGGATATGCCCTTGTCTTCTGGGGAATGGGCCGACAGTCTTACGAACATAAGTATGGGACAGCTGCTATCCAAGACAACGCCAAACACAGATGCCAACTGCAGTGATTTTCCGGGGCCTCTAGGTTCAAACTGTCAGCAGATTCCATTCAACTGCGACTCTTTTGATGCTGCGATTGCTGCACACATTTTTAAACACCAAACCAAAGTCCAGCAGCAGCAGAGCCTTGCATCTCATGCACCTTCCATCTTTGATGCTGAAGAAACATGCGATGCCTTTTCTTTCAAGAAAACTAGCGCTTTCTTTGATGAAAACCTCAATGGTTCCAAAGACGCCCATAAGCAACCTACTATAACTAGCCCTTCAATATCTCACCATAAAGTTGAGGTTTGATTACGGACCACTATAATACCCCTATACTGTTCAAAAGGGTTCGTGGTAATACGATTTCCTTCCTGCAGGAATTGCATGGAGGAGAGAAATTGACTGATTACAACTGCATTTGTGAAGACCTCGTGGACGAATCTGAATCTGATAATCCTATAGAAAACCCCGCTATGGATTTGTCTGGGCTCACAGATATATATTGGGTAAGCCATTGCACAAGTCGATATTTTGCCTTGTTATTTCTCAGTTTATTCTCGATGGCATCcatcatttttttaagttttaatctCTCATATCTTCTAACACTAACTAGGCTTATAGGGTCTCAGTTAATTTCACTATGATGTCGAAGTGCTTATGATCTAATTCAAGATTTTTCCATGTTACAGCCGGACTCTTTAGGGCAGTTAGACTTGGACATACCCTCCTGTAGATACGAATGCAACGACCTAATTCTTAGTGATAGCCGTGGTGGTTTGAACCGCCTGATAGCTAACAGCCTGGATGCGTTCCAGAGCTGCTCTTTCTTTGGCTCAGAGAAGAAGGAAGTTGCACCGAAAGCAGAAACTCACCAAAACGCTTCCTTCTCGGATATCAAAATGGGCAGTGATGCTAGAGACAGAAAATCATAACAGTTGTAATATAAAGCTTATGTTGTTAGGCTGTATGCTGCTGTATAGAGAAGTGGCATGTTGCCCAGTGGTTCTTTGTTGTACAAAATTGGAACTCACCTACGTCTCCACATGATCGTAGTTGAGGTGACTCGAATTCTCAACCTGTTGATTGGAGGGAAAACGACGAATTACGCTGTGTTGGGTTGTCAACTTTTATCCTTCTTCTATCTTTCCATTTCAACTCCTATTATGCTAGtagtttctgtttttctatttcAGTATTTCTCAATCCAAATCCTTTATTTTCAgaatcaacaaaaaaacaatagtagtagaattttatgatattataaataattctattgataaatacttatattttttatttagtagTAAAATAGAAACCCCTTTGATTTCTTTTCTGTTAAGTCCTTTTAACTATTCAAATActactaatttcatttttctattggtttattttaaaaaaatatatgattgGATGtaataaataatggaatggAACTTGATATATAAAGAAGTGGAGTAGTTAATATGGTGAAAGAGAAAAGgaggaaaagaaagaaaaatcagacaAATTGAAAAAAAGTTAAGGAATTGGATATTAATTTGTCCACACACTTCTCTTTCATTTGATTGATAATATTTTGTAAGTTAGGTTATCCTACATAAAATATGGGGCACATGAAAGTTATATAGACTTCGTATTGTTGATTTGCTGTCTCCTATTGTCGTTTACCTATTATTTAAGATAGATGCATTTTTTAAATTAGCATCACTAGAGTTTGAATTCTATGAGAGGtgatttcattttttggaaAATTTATTCATCATTAATACTACCAAATTACATTAACTACTTGCTTTTCTTGAATGAAAAGGGgtaatattaatttttgtgaAAGATCTAGGCCTAAATCAGCAAATTTCGagaaaataatattagtatactAGAGATAAGTGAATTATAAATAAAGATTCAATGCCTAACAGAACAAATAATGCTCTTCTAACTTATCAAATAAAATGGGCACATCTATCAACACTTTATTTTCCACAAATCTATGTCTATCCGCCGCTACCATTGTTGAAATTTTTGGGAGTTCCAAATAAAGTCTTTACTCATTATATTTCTCACTCTTTCTCATTATCcaccttttcttttcttcactTCCTTGCTTTATCTTTTTTTTCCTCTTACTTTATCccactttatcaatttttttattaagattAGTGTcatccacaaatgagactattttttatggacagaTGAAGTACTATATTACACTAATCAATATAGAAAATGGAATTCGTAGGATCAAAATTGTTGGTGGAATAGGGTTGTTGATGACTCGTTTTCTATGATCGGTTAGACTGAGGAAAAAATCTCTCTTTCCGTAACTATTAGAATCATTAAATTGAACATAACAAGTTGAACGATTATGGTAAGGATAGAACTACTAGTAGGATTGAATGCACATTTCTGTAGTTTTAAGCGGTACTTCTGTATTGAGATGAGATCGATCGACCCGCACGACCCCACCTAGATCTGTCGCGGCTATTTTGTGGAAaattttcattaactttttttgTCACACACAAATTATTATAAAACGACATATATGCATGTCCAAgagcaaaattataaaaaataattcataaGAAATTATGTGTGAAGGTCGCGATCGTTTACTATTTGTTGTGGATCAAtcattcattttcatcttaGCTTAATATTTCTGGATACATGAAAAATGTATTCTGCTAAgctttattaaatataattttgatgCCTACTTTGGGTTTAACTTCCTTTCAATAATTGTATCGCATAGCTCCAAATTACATTTTCACAGCTAAAATGTATAAACCCATGAATATAAGATGCATGTTATCTCGTACCACATTTAATTGAAACGTATTTATATTTCTTTCAAATTTTCGATCTTCTGTCAAATCCACACCGTCCAATTTCTCATATATTCCCAATTTCCCATGATATGTTTATTTTGAGAAatgattatattttgttttattttttttagaagaTCTGAAGTTCGTTTGCAAAGATAGTATAGATCTGATTGTAATAGACCAACACTGAATTATGTACCCGAAAAAAATGCTTCACTTTGAAAAGAATGGAGGAAGTATATCCtacaaatattaatatattaaaaaagtaTATGTATGTGTAATAATGTAATTAGAGTTAAATTACTAGACACCATGTGTTTGATCTGACCCAGAAATCTTGATTAAACACCACCTTATTATATATAGCACATACTTCATTTGTTTCAAATTTATACTAGTGATTGaacaaaaatgaagaaaatcaaAGAAAAGCCTCATGCACTAATGTTTCCCTACCCTCTCCAAGGCCATGTGATTCCATTTGTAAACCTAGCCATCAAGCTTGCCTCAAATGGCTTCACAATCACCTTCATCAACACCCACTCCGTCCACCACCAAATCTCCCGGTCCCGCGGACTCCTCCCCGACCAAGACATCTTCCTCGAATCCCGTGAAAAGGGGCTCGACGTTCGTTATGCCACGGTCACGGATGGATTCCCACTAGCGTTCGATCGGTCCCTCCACCATGACCAGTTCTTTGAGGGGATCATGCACGTGTTCCCAGCACACGTGGATGACCTAGTTGGTGGAATGGTACTGAACGACCCGTCAATCAACACGTTGATTGTCGACACGTTCTACGTGTGGCCGTCCTCGATTGCCCGAAAGTATAATCTTGCCAACGTGTCTTTCTTCACCGAGCCGGCCCTTGTCCTAACCTCCTATTACCATGTCCATCTCCTCAAGGAGAATGGCCATTTCGCTTCACTGGCTGGTAAGTAATTATTTCATCAGATGTAGCATCGatctaattaataaaaacgatattcattgattttaaaaatgCACACCTTTCGAAGTAAGCTGCGACTAGTACAACTTATATGTACTAACAATGTTAGTTTGAATGTTAAACGAACttatatatgaaataaaatacgagaGTGAAAAACATGTCTACGTTTTAGGAAATCGCTCCGACGAAATTGACTACATTCCGGGAGTGACATCCTTAGCGACTGCGGATTTACCTTCGTATCTTCAAGCCGAAGACGATATCAATACGACCGTGCATCGGATCGTCGACCGATGCTTCAAAGACGCGAAGAAGGCGGATTTCATGCTATGCAACACGGTCGAAGAGCTCGAACAAGACACAATCTCCGCCTTGCGTCAAATCCAGTCGTTCCATGCGATCGGGCCGGTTTTCACACCCGGGTTCACCAAGAACCGGATCTCTACAAGCCTCTGGGCCGAGTCAGACTGCACCACGTGGCTCGACAGCAAGCCACGTGGCTCAGTTTTATACATCTCCTTCGGGAGCTACGCTCACACTAGCAAACACGTGATTGAGGAGTTGGCAAATGGCCTATTGATTAGTGGGGTCCACTTCATATGGGTGCTCCGACCTGACATAGTCAGTTCAGAGCACCCCGAGGTCCTGCCCGCCGGTTTCGAGCGACGGGTCGAGGGCCGCGGGCTGATCGTACTGTGGTGCGATCAGCTCGAGGTCCTCTCTCACCCGAGCGTCGGGGGATTTCTGACGCACTGTGGATGGAACTCGATTCTCGAGAGCATGAAGTGCGGTGTCCCGTTGATATGTTATCCCTTGTTGACTGATCAGTTTACTAATAGGAAATTGGTGGTGGATGATTTGAAGATAGGAATTAATTTGTGTGACAATAAATCAACACCGTTGAGGAAAGGTGTTGCTGAGAGAGTTAATTATTTGATGAAGTCACAAGAGATAaggcaaaaaatcaaagacGTTGGCAAAATATTAGAGGATGCATTAGGTGGTGGTGGTTCTTCAGTGGTAAATTTCAATCGATTTGTGGAAGATCTAACGGCCAAGATTGCTTCAAGAGAGAGTGTTTGAGTTTGAGTAATGACAATTATGGGGTCAAATCCAGATGTTTAGTTTATGTCTATCTTTATTGCCTTTTTGTAGTATTATTTCTTGGATGCTTGTGTCAAATTGTTGGAATCTTGAATATTGTAtcatgatattttattttagtgttTTTTTATGGGGAGACATTGATGTGAATGGGaatattgtttttaattaatattgacGGAgactttttattcattcaagaaTATTCGATCAACTTGATTGAGTTTGAAGCTAATTTATGTAATGGGGTCAAATCAAAACTTTGTTACGTATTGATCTCttatttgtttaaattaatGAATTTTGCTTACTGAATGACACCCTCTTATGCTACTTTCACATCTCATTCAGATCCTGATCGTTCTAAACTATTtgtactatttctattttaaatattaattactcCTATGATATTTAATTAAGGTATTAAAGTTAATTAAGTAGTCTTTTATTAAGTGTTTCTTTATTatacttaaaattttaatttaattatactaattaCTTGTGCTTAAATTTATACTGTCAAATTGAAAAGTgcgatggagggagtataaaacattAATAGTTTATCACGGGAATATTTAAAAATGGCCAAAAATATTAGGCTAACCTATGAAATTTTATACCTATCACTTACTCCTATATTATAATCTTCCAAAAGACTTTGGGAAAATCCAACAGTTCCAGCTCTCAGAACTAGATAGATAAAATTGGAAATGCTGACAGCAAAATAGATTCGAAGATAATACATTTCTCCAAAATATATTTCTTTAGATAATTGTCTGACATGTCCAGCTTAATTTAACTAATTGCCTAACAAAAATTTCAAGATCCCATACGATAATCAAGAGAGATGAGAGCATCATTTTGATTTTCCTTTACTTGAGGAGGGACCTTTCTTCGACGTTTTCTTGAAAGATTTCTTGTTCGCCTTAAACTTGCCTGAGTTCGATGATTGCCCACCTTGCCTCCTTTGGTTCTTCTCTTTCTTCATGTTGTGCATGTTCACAGCCTGCATTTCGACAGATTGAATGGTTAATGGAGTTTGTAGGTGTGTGGAAACCAGAAGCGGAACCAAGAGAAGAAGCGCACCTTTTCTACATTGAGTATCTGGTGAGAGTGCTTGGACATCAACCTGTTCAAGACACTCTCAGTCTGCTGTTTCTCGATGGCTCCCATTCCTGATCCTTCCACGGCCGGTAGGTACTGCACAACAGATAATAATAGGAAAAGCAATGAGCCAGAAATCGGTCAACAGGTAAGAAGTTAAGCTCGAGGAAAGGGTGATGAGACAGACCTTCCTATACTTCTTTTCATGCTTCAGAGGTTTTTCACCTGGCAATTTCTTGTCAAATTTCCCACCACTCGCTGTTGCAGTTGCTGCCATGCCAGCGACATTTTGTAGCACATCTTTGCTAACTCTCTTAGGTTGTGATTGTGTTCCTGTTATAGGTAAGGCAGTCGCTGCAAGTTGAATATGGCTGCAAATTATGAAGACACCCATATTAAGCATTGCTATAAAACTGAAGTATCTGGCAAAGTTGACTGAATTTTGTCATAGAAAAAGCACTGTGAAACTATACATTCACATGTGATAGTACTAATTATTTCCAATAGATGCAAAATCAAAATTCCAAGTATCTAAAGGAGGTCAAAAGCTAACCTTGGCAAGGCACCTGCTTTCTGTGCATTTTTCAGGTTTTTTAATCGATTACCCTCCTGTTTGTCAA is part of the Salvia splendens isolate huo1 chromosome 22, SspV2, whole genome shotgun sequence genome and encodes:
- the LOC121787751 gene encoding TSL-kinase interacting protein 1-like; amino-acid sequence: MVTQVSLDCELCQCPDNIGNKDGNGSMLTSSPEQAALQMPGKKPTRQWAAWTRQEEESFFVALRQVGKNFEKITSRVQSKNKDQVRHYYYRLVRRMNKLLCPELCLDAKNSKDTNAAMLRWWSLLEKYSCKASKLHLKPRRFKIFLETLENQLLRDRKKNTKKRLSTGENNTCVRNITNQVRAPGHDNRAVKMVLLDSQNIEKVGTGKVSLFKRHANMGISRANCKVDQAAVKAVKHRRKNGLASASAYERWEKAAIAGVSLVADAAEQLERVDTDKEAEYQETPGHDGPQLVADMTRSPQKSTRSTLNEDNNQNLSKLKLQLFPIDEFTQKDLERNHHNPYLELTLSTRKKISSVLEHLNRKWGNSMPLDQELTLFPYWAQRENLVGYQKWSKDSTLCAADVHYRVGSPPVFRLRYGWFLKAEIESATAQALSRTNINETRKKNDEPVIILTPSSTSTPSITVACDTPVSNVNTSRYSDSTAIELLTREASEDLTHTRQVENTKDMPLSSGEWADSLTNISMGQLLSKTTPNTDANCSDFPGPLGSNCQQIPFNCDSFDAAIAAHIFKHQTKVQQQQSLASHAPSIFDAEETCDAFSFKKTSAFFDENLNGSKDAHKQPTITSPSISHHKVEELHGGEKLTDYNCICEDLVDESESDNPIENPAMDLSGLTDIYWPDSLGQLDLDIPSCRYECNDLILSDSRGGLNRLIANSLDAFQSCSFFGSEKKEVAPKAETHQNASFSDIKMGSDARDRKS
- the LOC121787292 gene encoding UDP-glycosyltransferase 86A1-like; this translates as MKKIKEKPHALMFPYPLQGHVIPFVNLAIKLASNGFTITFINTHSVHHQISRSRGLLPDQDIFLESREKGLDVRYATVTDGFPLAFDRSLHHDQFFEGIMHVFPAHVDDLVGGMVLNDPSINTLIVDTFYVWPSSIARKYNLANVSFFTEPALVLTSYYHVHLLKENGHFASLAGNRSDEIDYIPGVTSLATADLPSYLQAEDDINTTVHRIVDRCFKDAKKADFMLCNTVEELEQDTISALRQIQSFHAIGPVFTPGFTKNRISTSLWAESDCTTWLDSKPRGSVLYISFGSYAHTSKHVIEELANGLLISGVHFIWVLRPDIVSSEHPEVLPAGFERRVEGRGLIVLWCDQLEVLSHPSVGGFLTHCGWNSILESMKCGVPLICYPLLTDQFTNRKLVVDDLKIGINLCDNKSTPLRKGVAERVNYLMKSQEIRQKIKDVGKILEDALGGGGSSVVNFNRFVEDLTAKIASRESV
- the LOC121787293 gene encoding ribosome biogenesis regulatory protein homolog, with translation MEEAQYEIDLGNLMAFNQHHQFASPPSSREEIVKETIEQATKLVQAVADALFSLPSTDDPDGPLVKLPEPSTKLPRENPLPKPRPPTQWEVFAKQKGIQKRKKEKMGYDEQTGTWKRLHGYDRINDDNDIPIIEAKATDEPGTDPFAERRKEKKSRVDKQEGNRLKNLKNAQKAGALPSHIQLAATALPITGTQSQPKRVSKDVLQNVAGMAATATASGGKFDKKLPGEKPLKHEKKYRKYLPAVEGSGMGAIEKQQTESVLNRLMSKHSHQILNVEKAVNMHNMKKEKNQRRQGGQSSNSGKFKANKKSFKKTSKKGPSSSKGKSK